One part of the Salinivirga cyanobacteriivorans genome encodes these proteins:
- a CDS encoding sodium-dependent transporter, with translation MKEQERGSFTSKFGVIAAAAGSAVGLGNIWRFPYVAGENGGGAFLLIYLFFILAIGIPVMLSEFTIGRKAQRNAFGSFRKLAPGSGWPLVGLMGIVAAFVILAFYSTIAGWTLEYIIKSVQDGFRGNDTAELFETFKSGTFKPLLWQFLFMVVTAWIVFAGVQKGIERYTKILMPILVVLILSMCVRAVTLDGAEKGLSFLFKPDFSKITFNVVLEALGQAAFSLSIGMGALITYGSYIRKNNNLSNTAIQVASTDTLIAILAGVMIFPAVFALGLDPKAGPGLVFEVLPKLFMKMPLGYYFSILFFVLLAVAALTSTVSVLEVVVAYFSEELNMSRGKATIISAASIWVFGILATLSFSDLSGVTIFGNTFFDLMDYISANVLLPLGALLIVIFLGWKLGKKVTQQEITNEGALRPKLFSVFFFIVKYIAPVAIVLVFLNSLGILKI, from the coding sequence ATGAAAGAACAGGAAAGAGGCAGTTTTACAAGTAAGTTCGGAGTTATTGCCGCTGCAGCAGGTTCTGCAGTAGGTTTAGGAAATATTTGGCGCTTCCCCTACGTAGCAGGAGAAAATGGTGGAGGGGCATTTTTACTTATATACCTCTTTTTTATACTTGCCATTGGCATACCCGTAATGCTTTCCGAATTTACAATAGGACGAAAGGCTCAACGTAATGCATTCGGATCTTTTCGCAAATTAGCGCCGGGTTCAGGTTGGCCACTGGTTGGTTTGATGGGTATTGTCGCCGCATTCGTAATTCTGGCTTTTTATTCCACAATTGCCGGCTGGACACTTGAATATATTATTAAATCTGTTCAGGATGGATTCAGGGGCAACGATACAGCTGAGCTTTTTGAAACCTTTAAGTCAGGCACCTTCAAGCCTTTACTTTGGCAATTCTTATTCATGGTAGTGACAGCCTGGATCGTTTTTGCCGGGGTTCAAAAAGGCATCGAACGCTATACAAAAATTCTCATGCCAATACTCGTGGTACTGATTCTTTCAATGTGTGTGCGAGCTGTAACCCTTGATGGTGCAGAGAAAGGACTGAGTTTTCTTTTTAAACCCGATTTTTCTAAAATTACATTTAATGTAGTGCTTGAAGCCCTTGGACAGGCCGCTTTCTCATTAAGTATTGGTATGGGGGCATTAATCACCTATGGGTCATATATACGCAAAAACAATAACCTTTCAAATACTGCAATTCAGGTAGCCTCTACCGATACGCTTATCGCAATTCTGGCAGGTGTTATGATCTTTCCGGCTGTTTTTGCTTTAGGTCTCGACCCCAAAGCTGGTCCCGGTCTCGTTTTTGAAGTATTGCCCAAGCTGTTTATGAAAATGCCTCTGGGCTACTATTTTTCAATACTGTTTTTCGTATTGTTGGCCGTGGCAGCTTTAACCTCTACCGTCTCAGTTTTAGAAGTAGTGGTGGCTTATTTTTCTGAAGAGCTTAATATGAGCAGGGGCAAAGCTACCATAATTAGTGCAGCTTCTATTTGGGTCTTTGGAATATTGGCTACATTGTCATTCAGTGACCTGAGCGGGGTAACCATTTTCGGAAATACATTTTTTGATCTGATGGACTATATCTCTGCCAATGTATTACTGCCACTAGGAGCGCTTCTGATTGTTATATTCCTTGGTTGGAAACTTGGAAAGAAAGTTACTCAGCAGGAAATTACAAATGAAGGAGCATTGAGACCAAAATTATTTAGTGTGTTCTTTTTTATTGTAAAGTATATAGCACCTGTAGCTATTGTACTGGTATTTCTAAATTCACTGGGTATCTTAAAAATTTAA
- a CDS encoding helix-hairpin-helix domain-containing protein codes for MNHFWRNLASFTKRERRGAFIFTTLLIVILIAGKFVPGFIEQRPWYVIEDSAKVKSWIDNLKQQQKLNLSKFNPNKVAIEDLYNMGIPSSVASGWIKYLDAGGRFYNKSDLRKLYGMPDTLYAKLEPWLRIPQKKARYYNYQEAQSGLEEKTKPLKNFNPNTYSEDMLIDAGVKDGIAKNIISYRNAGGNFYVKTDLMKLYAVDDAYFNQIKPYINIDAEASQIIKVDSVELNSTTIDELLQLNIKKNEAHRIINYRELLGGFYSHKQLDEVYHIDPYTITKLNESSWIDTLLIKTIDINKVDEYNLAQHPYITRKVAEQIRKYRDFASEIESLDELFNLGIMEPQSREKLKYYLLF; via the coding sequence ATGAATCATTTCTGGCGCAACCTGGCATCATTTACAAAAAGGGAGCGAAGAGGAGCATTTATTTTTACAACACTACTTATAGTGATTCTTATTGCCGGTAAATTTGTTCCTGGGTTTATCGAGCAAAGACCGTGGTACGTTATTGAAGATTCTGCAAAAGTAAAATCCTGGATTGATAACCTTAAGCAACAACAAAAGTTGAACTTAAGTAAGTTTAATCCGAATAAAGTAGCAATTGAGGATCTTTATAATATGGGTATTCCATCCTCCGTCGCGTCAGGGTGGATTAAATATCTTGATGCGGGGGGCCGCTTTTACAACAAAAGCGACTTAAGAAAATTATATGGTATGCCCGATACATTGTATGCTAAATTAGAACCATGGTTGCGTATTCCCCAAAAAAAAGCCAGATATTACAATTATCAGGAAGCACAATCAGGTTTGGAGGAGAAAACAAAACCCCTTAAAAACTTTAATCCAAACACCTATTCTGAAGACATGCTTATTGATGCCGGAGTTAAAGACGGCATAGCAAAAAATATTATTAGCTACAGAAATGCAGGCGGCAATTTTTATGTAAAAACGGATTTAATGAAACTCTATGCTGTGGATGATGCTTATTTCAACCAGATTAAACCATACATTAATATAGATGCTGAGGCTTCGCAGATCATTAAAGTAGACAGTGTGGAACTAAATTCAACAACTATTGATGAGTTACTACAACTCAATATTAAAAAGAATGAAGCCCACCGAATTATAAATTATCGTGAGCTACTTGGTGGTTTTTACAGTCACAAGCAGTTGGATGAAGTATACCATATCGACCCATACACTATAACTAAACTAAATGAATCCAGCTGGATCGATACTTTATTGATAAAAACTATTGATATTAATAAGGTTGATGAATATAATCTGGCCCAACACCCGTATATAACCAGGAAAGTAGCAGAGCAAATAAGGAAATACCGCGACTTTGCTTCAGAAATAGAATCGCTGGATGAGTTATTTAATTTAGGCATAATGGAGCCCCAATCCAGAGAAAAGCTTAAGTATTATCTGCTGTTTTAG
- the rpsL gene encoding 30S ribosomal protein S12: protein MPTIQQLVRKGRTRIEQKSKAPALGASPQKRGVCTRVYTTTPKKPNSAMRKVARVRLTNGKEVNAYIPGEGHNLQEHSIVLIRGGRVKDLPGVRYHIVRGALDTSGVDGRLQRRSKYGTKKPKKK, encoded by the coding sequence ATGCCTACAATACAGCAGTTAGTAAGAAAAGGAAGAACGAGAATCGAACAGAAGAGTAAAGCACCTGCACTTGGTGCTAGTCCTCAAAAGCGTGGTGTATGTACCAGGGTATATACCACAACGCCTAAAAAACCAAACTCGGCTATGCGTAAGGTAGCCAGGGTACGTTTAACCAATGGGAAAGAAGTAAATGCTTATATCCCGGGAGAAGGCCATAATCTTCAGGAGCACTCAATTGTGCTGATTAGAGGAGGCCGTGTGAAAGACCTGCCAGGTGTTCGCTATCACATTGTAAGGGGAGCACTTGACACATCAGGAGTTGATGGAAGATTACAGCGCCGTTCCAAGTACGGAACTAAGAAACCAAAGAAAAAATAA
- the rpsG gene encoding 30S ribosomal protein S7, with the protein MRKSKPKKRILTPDPRFNDKLVTRFVNELMMNGKKNLAYNIFYDALEIIGAKMKDNEESPLEIWKKALQNVTPKVEVRSRRVGGATFQIPQEIRDSRKVALSMKAMIKYTRARNGKTMADKLAAEIMAAYNEEGGAFKKKEDTHRMAEANKAFSHFRF; encoded by the coding sequence ATGAGAAAAAGTAAACCAAAAAAACGGATACTTACGCCCGATCCAAGATTTAACGATAAGTTAGTTACGCGTTTCGTCAATGAATTAATGATGAACGGTAAAAAAAACTTGGCGTACAATATTTTTTATGATGCTTTGGAAATAATTGGAGCTAAAATGAAGGATAACGAAGAGTCTCCGTTAGAAATTTGGAAAAAAGCATTACAAAATGTAACACCTAAAGTTGAGGTACGTAGTCGTAGAGTTGGAGGAGCTACATTCCAAATCCCACAAGAAATAAGGGATAGCCGTAAGGTAGCTTTAAGCATGAAAGCTATGATTAAGTATACACGTGCTAGAAATGGTAAAACAATGGCCGATAAATTGGCGGCCGAAATCATGGCAGCATACAACGAAGAAGGTGGCGCATTTAAAAAGAAAGAAGATACACACAGAATGGCAGAGGCAAACAAAGCCTTTTCGCACTTCCGCTTCTAA
- the fusA gene encoding elongation factor G → MANKLEFNRNIGIMAHIDAGKTTTTERILYYTGITHRIGEVHDGAATMDWMEQEQERGITITSAATTCFWKYQDQEHKINIIDTPGHVDFTVEVERSLRVLDGAIAVYCAVGGVEPQSETVWRQADKYGVPRIAFVNKMDRTGADFFGVVNQMKDKLKANAVPIVLPIGSEESFKGIVDLIENKAIVWVDDEELGTNYEYIDVPEDMVDEVDEWRTHLIEAIAETDDSILERYFEDPDSLTDEELKATIRQATINRVITPVMCGSAFKNKGVQRLLDAVAAYLPSPLDIGYVSGTDPEDSEKIMERKANNEEPLSALAFKIATDPYVGRLCFMRIYSGVLKAGDQVLNVRTGKKERISRLYQMHANKQNPIQEVGAGEIVAGVGFKNIRTGDTLSATNHPIALEQMEFPEPVISIAIEPKTQADIDKLDMALAKLAEEDPTFQVRTDEDSGQTIISGMGELHLDIIIDRLRREFKVDANKGEPQVKYKEAITQSVEHHEIFKKQTGGRGKFAEIQVRIEPGEEGKVGLEFIDQIKGGAIPREYIPSVEKGFTEAMQNGPLAGFGIDSLKVTLYDGSFHPVDSDQLSFEVAAKSAFRAAAAKAKPKLLEPVMAAEVVTPEEYMGDIISDFNKRRGNVEAMEEKSGARIVKAKVPLAEKFGYVTVLRTISSGRATSSMEFSHYEEVPTNIATEVLDKVKGRTDLL, encoded by the coding sequence ATGGCAAACAAACTAGAATTTAATCGCAATATCGGTATCATGGCACACATCGATGCCGGTAAAACTACTACTACAGAACGAATACTCTACTATACAGGTATCACACACCGTATCGGAGAGGTACACGATGGTGCTGCTACCATGGACTGGATGGAGCAAGAGCAAGAGAGAGGTATTACAATTACTTCTGCGGCAACTACCTGCTTTTGGAAATACCAGGACCAGGAGCATAAAATTAACATCATCGATACCCCCGGACACGTGGATTTTACCGTGGAAGTAGAACGTTCTCTTCGTGTGCTTGATGGTGCAATTGCAGTATATTGCGCTGTAGGTGGAGTTGAGCCGCAGTCTGAGACTGTATGGCGCCAGGCTGATAAATATGGTGTTCCACGTATTGCTTTTGTAAACAAAATGGATCGCACAGGCGCTGATTTTTTCGGTGTCGTGAATCAAATGAAAGATAAACTTAAAGCAAACGCAGTACCTATCGTATTGCCTATTGGTTCAGAAGAATCTTTCAAAGGAATTGTCGATCTAATCGAAAACAAAGCAATTGTATGGGTAGATGATGAGGAACTCGGAACAAACTATGAATACATTGATGTTCCAGAAGATATGGTTGATGAAGTGGATGAGTGGAGAACACATCTGATTGAAGCTATCGCCGAAACCGATGATTCTATTCTTGAACGCTATTTCGAAGACCCCGATTCACTTACAGACGAAGAACTTAAAGCTACAATTCGTCAGGCCACAATTAACCGTGTCATTACACCGGTAATGTGTGGTTCTGCATTCAAAAATAAAGGTGTACAGCGTTTATTGGATGCTGTAGCAGCCTATCTGCCAAGCCCGCTTGATATTGGTTATGTAAGCGGAACTGACCCTGAAGATTCAGAGAAAATTATGGAACGGAAAGCAAACAATGAAGAGCCACTTTCAGCTCTTGCATTTAAAATTGCTACCGATCCTTATGTAGGACGACTTTGTTTTATGAGAATCTATTCAGGCGTGCTAAAAGCAGGTGACCAGGTGCTGAATGTACGTACTGGTAAAAAAGAACGTATTTCACGTTTGTATCAGATGCATGCCAATAAGCAAAACCCAATTCAAGAGGTAGGTGCAGGAGAAATTGTAGCAGGTGTAGGTTTCAAAAATATCAGAACAGGAGATACCCTGAGTGCAACAAATCATCCGATTGCACTGGAACAAATGGAGTTCCCCGAACCAGTTATTTCAATCGCAATTGAACCTAAAACACAAGCCGACATCGATAAACTCGATATGGCACTTGCTAAATTGGCTGAAGAGGACCCAACATTCCAGGTAAGAACTGATGAAGATTCAGGCCAAACCATTATTAGTGGTATGGGTGAATTGCATTTGGATATCATTATCGATCGACTAAGAAGAGAGTTTAAGGTTGATGCCAATAAAGGCGAACCACAAGTTAAATACAAAGAAGCTATTACACAATCTGTAGAGCATCACGAAATTTTCAAGAAACAAACCGGTGGTCGTGGTAAATTTGCCGAAATTCAGGTACGGATAGAACCAGGAGAAGAAGGAAAAGTAGGTCTTGAATTTATCGATCAAATTAAAGGAGGAGCAATTCCAAGAGAATACATCCCTTCAGTAGAAAAAGGTTTTACAGAGGCAATGCAAAACGGACCATTAGCAGGTTTCGGTATTGATAGCCTTAAAGTAACCCTTTACGATGGGTCATTCCATCCTGTTGACTCCGATCAATTGTCATTTGAAGTAGCTGCAAAATCTGCTTTCAGAGCAGCAGCAGCAAAAGCAAAACCAAAATTGCTCGAGCCTGTTATGGCCGCCGAGGTAGTTACTCCTGAAGAGTATATGGGCGACATAATCAGTGATTTTAATAAGCGTCGTGGTAATGTTGAAGCCATGGAAGAAAAATCTGGTGCACGCATTGTAAAAGCTAAAGTACCTTTAGCTGAGAAATTTGGCTATGTAACAGTGTTACGTACAATTTCTTCAGGTCGTGCAACATCTTCAATGGAATTTTCACATTACGAAGAAGTCCCGACAAATATTGCCACTGAAGTGCTCGACAAAGTAAAAGGAAGAACTGATCTATTATAA
- the rpsJ gene encoding 30S ribosomal protein S10 translates to MSQKIRIKLKSYDHNLVDKSAEKIVKTVKTTGAVVSGPIPLPTRKRIFTVLRSTFVNKKSREQFELSSYKRLLDIYSSTAKTIDALMKLELPSGVEVEIKV, encoded by the coding sequence ATGAGCCAGAAAATTCGAATCAAACTCAAGTCGTACGACCACAATTTGGTTGATAAATCGGCTGAGAAGATCGTGAAAACGGTAAAAACTACCGGTGCGGTGGTAAGTGGCCCTATTCCGCTTCCAACACGTAAGCGTATTTTTACCGTATTACGTTCAACATTTGTGAACAAAAAATCCCGCGAGCAATTTGAATTGTCTTCGTACAAGCGTTTGCTCGACATTTACAGTTCTACTGCCAAAACCATCGATGCACTCATGAAACTTGAGTTGCCAAGCGGTGTTGAGGTAGAGATTAAAGTATGA
- the rplC gene encoding 50S ribosomal protein L3 — translation MAGLIGKKIGMTSVFSAEGKNIPCTVIEAGPCVVTQVKTVDNDGYEALQLGFESKKEKNANKPELGHFKKANTTPKRKIVEFTKFGDEHKLGDVVNVELFKDDTWVDVTGISKGKGFQGVVKRHGFSGVNDATHGQHDRNRAPGSIGASSDPSRVFKGMRMAGRTGGQKVKVLSLRVIKIIPESNLLIVKGSVPGSKGSYLIIEN, via the coding sequence ATGGCTGGATTAATTGGAAAAAAAATCGGAATGACATCGGTTTTCAGTGCCGAGGGAAAAAATATTCCATGCACTGTGATCGAGGCTGGACCCTGTGTTGTCACACAGGTGAAAACCGTCGATAACGACGGTTATGAAGCACTACAACTCGGGTTTGAAAGCAAGAAAGAGAAAAATGCTAACAAACCGGAGCTTGGACACTTTAAAAAAGCTAACACCACACCTAAACGCAAAATTGTTGAGTTTACAAAATTTGGCGATGAGCATAAATTAGGCGATGTGGTTAATGTTGAGCTTTTCAAAGATGATACCTGGGTTGATGTAACCGGAATATCGAAAGGAAAAGGATTTCAGGGCGTGGTGAAACGTCATGGATTTAGCGGTGTGAATGACGCTACCCACGGTCAGCACGATCGTAACAGAGCGCCGGGATCAATCGGAGCATCATCTGACCCTTCCAGAGTATTTAAAGGTATGAGGATGGCAGGACGTACCGGTGGTCAAAAAGTTAAGGTTTTGAGCCTAAGAGTGATAAAAATTATTCCTGAGAGCAACCTGCTTATTGTGAAAGGTTCAGTACCAGGATCCAAAGGATCATACTTAATAATTGAGAACTAA
- the rplD gene encoding 50S ribosomal protein L4, translated as MEVVVKNIAGEDTGRKIELNDSIFGIEPNDHAIYLDVKGHLANKRQGTHKSKERADIVGSTKKLKRQKGTGTARAGSIKSPIFRGGGRVFGPRPKSYNEKVNKKVKALARKSALSYKAKDGQVIVIENFSMEQPKTKEFTNILNNLKINDKKSLFVLADTNKNIYLSARNLPHAQVVAENGLMTYNILNNNTIVLTEDVVKRLEKVFEK; from the coding sequence ATGGAAGTAGTTGTAAAAAATATTGCAGGAGAAGACACTGGTCGTAAAATAGAATTGAACGATTCTATCTTTGGTATCGAACCAAACGATCATGCCATCTACCTAGACGTGAAAGGGCATTTAGCCAATAAGCGTCAAGGTACGCACAAATCCAAAGAAAGAGCCGATATCGTTGGAAGTACTAAAAAACTTAAGCGACAAAAAGGTACAGGTACAGCACGTGCCGGTAGTATCAAATCGCCGATCTTCCGCGGTGGTGGTAGAGTATTTGGACCAAGACCTAAGAGTTACAATGAAAAGGTCAATAAGAAAGTAAAAGCATTAGCACGAAAATCTGCACTAAGCTATAAAGCAAAAGACGGTCAGGTTATTGTAATTGAGAACTTTAGTATGGAGCAACCCAAAACTAAAGAATTCACTAATATTCTCAATAATCTGAAAATTAATGACAAAAAGTCCCTTTTTGTTTTAGCAGATACAAATAAAAACATATATTTGTCGGCGCGAAATTTGCCCCATGCACAAGTTGTTGCAGAAAATGGGCTAATGACTTACAATATTCTCAATAACAACACAATAGTGTTGACCGAGGATGTTGTAAAACGTTTAGAAAAAGTTTTTGAAAAATAG
- the rplW gene encoding 50S ribosomal protein L23, producing the protein MEILKKPIITEKMTAKSEDLNQYGFIVDKEATKEQIKDAVEELYQVKVDSVNTMRYGGRQQMRYTKAGVVAGRKPAFKKAIVTLQDGETIDFYSNI; encoded by the coding sequence ATGGAAATTCTGAAGAAGCCTATCATTACAGAGAAGATGACTGCCAAGTCGGAAGACTTGAACCAATATGGTTTTATTGTAGATAAAGAAGCTACAAAAGAGCAGATTAAGGATGCAGTTGAAGAATTATACCAGGTAAAGGTCGACTCTGTAAACACAATGCGCTATGGAGGCAGACAGCAAATGAGATATACCAAAGCCGGTGTAGTTGCTGGTCGCAAACCTGCCTTCAAAAAGGCGATCGTGACATTGCAAGATGGAGAAACAATCGATTTTTACAGCAATATCTAA
- the rplB gene encoding 50S ribosomal protein L2 yields MGVRKLKPVTPGQRHKIVSNFDMVTTSTPEKSLLKPKKKSGGRNSSGRMTMRYIGGGHKQKYRVIDFLRDKEGVEGTVKTVEYDPNRTARIALVNYADGEKRYIIAPNGIQVGQKIISGKSVSPEIGNSLYLSDIPLGTIVHNIELKPGKGAILARSAGTYAQLVSREGKYAAIKLPSGEVRLVLTTCKATIGSVSNPDHSLERSGKAGRSRWKGRRPRVRGVVMNPVDHPMGGGEGRASGGHPRSRKGLRAKGFKTRTPKKYSNKYIVERRKK; encoded by the coding sequence ATGGGAGTAAGAAAGCTTAAACCTGTTACACCAGGACAAAGACACAAGATTGTGAGTAACTTTGACATGGTTACCACTTCAACACCTGAAAAATCATTGTTAAAGCCCAAAAAGAAGTCTGGTGGCCGTAATAGCTCCGGACGGATGACAATGAGGTATATAGGTGGCGGGCACAAACAAAAATATCGTGTTATAGACTTCCTTCGTGATAAAGAAGGCGTAGAAGGCACGGTTAAAACTGTTGAGTACGATCCCAATCGCACAGCGCGTATCGCATTGGTGAATTATGCCGATGGAGAGAAACGCTACATTATTGCACCAAACGGTATTCAAGTAGGACAAAAAATTATTTCAGGAAAAAGCGTATCACCCGAAATTGGAAATTCGCTTTACCTGTCTGATATCCCACTTGGTACAATTGTGCATAATATTGAATTGAAACCTGGAAAAGGTGCAATACTGGCACGTAGTGCCGGAACTTATGCACAGTTAGTTTCAAGAGAAGGAAAGTATGCCGCCATCAAACTACCATCAGGAGAAGTGCGTTTAGTATTGACCACCTGTAAGGCTACAATAGGCTCTGTATCGAATCCCGATCATAGCCTTGAGCGTTCAGGAAAGGCCGGAAGAAGTCGCTGGAAAGGAAGACGCCCACGTGTACGTGGTGTTGTTATGAACCCGGTGGATCACCCAATGGGTGGTGGAGAAGGCCGCGCAAGTGGAGGTCATCCACGTTCGCGCAAAGGACTAAGGGCAAAAGGTTTCAAAACCCGCACGCCCAAGAAGTATTCAAACAAGTATATTGTAGAGCGTCGTAAAAAATAA
- the rpsS gene encoding 30S ribosomal protein S19, whose protein sequence is MSRSLKKGPFIDYKLERKVLKMNESSKKQVIKTWARASIISPDFVGHTIAVHNGNKFIPVYVTENMVGHKLGEFAPTRQFRGHGGKQR, encoded by the coding sequence ATGAGCAGATCATTAAAGAAAGGCCCTTTTATTGATTATAAACTCGAGCGGAAAGTACTCAAAATGAATGAGTCTTCTAAAAAGCAGGTGATTAAAACCTGGGCTCGTGCATCAATAATATCGCCGGATTTTGTAGGGCACACTATTGCCGTTCATAATGGTAATAAATTTATTCCTGTATACGTCACCGAGAACATGGTAGGGCACAAATTAGGAGAATTTGCACCTACCCGTCAATTCCGTGGTCACGGTGGTAAACAGAGATAA
- the rplV gene encoding 50S ribosomal protein L22, which produces MGAKKRIRAEKLREERKNRYYAVLRNCPTSPRKMRLVVDLIRGVEVNEALDILRFTPKEAARRVEKLLKSAIANWETKNEGVRLEEANLFVKEAYVDSARILKRLRPAPQGRAHRIRKRSNHVTIVLDSYNQTEKA; this is translated from the coding sequence ATGGGTGCAAAAAAGAGAATACGAGCAGAAAAATTAAGAGAAGAACGGAAAAACCGTTACTATGCCGTTCTACGCAATTGTCCAACATCGCCCCGCAAAATGAGGCTTGTTGTTGATCTTATACGTGGAGTTGAAGTAAATGAGGCACTGGATATATTAAGATTTACACCAAAAGAGGCAGCCAGAAGAGTTGAAAAACTACTCAAAAGTGCTATTGCCAATTGGGAAACCAAAAACGAAGGTGTACGTCTGGAAGAAGCCAATCTTTTTGTAAAAGAGGCTTATGTAGATTCAGCCAGAATACTAAAACGGTTGCGTCCCGCACCGCAAGGTAGGGCGCACAGAATTCGCAAGCGTTCGAACCACGTGACAATTGTATTGGATAGTTATAATCAAACAGAAAAAGCGTAA
- the rpsC gene encoding 30S ribosomal protein S3: protein MGQKTNPIGNRLGFIKGWESNWFGGNRQEDKLVEDNKIRTYLKARLAKASVSRIVLERTLKLITITIHTARPGIIIGKGGQEVDKLKEELKKLTKKEVQINIFEIKRPELDATLVANNIARQLEGRVSYRRAIKMAIASSLRMGAQGIKVQIGGRLGGAEMARTETYKEGRIPLHTLRADIDYALGEALTKVGLLGVKVWIFKGEVYGKRDLSPNVGQASNRKGGKRRKK from the coding sequence ATGGGACAAAAAACTAATCCAATAGGAAACCGATTAGGATTTATTAAAGGTTGGGAATCCAACTGGTTTGGCGGCAATCGTCAGGAAGATAAACTAGTCGAGGATAACAAGATAAGAACATATCTTAAAGCACGTTTAGCAAAAGCAAGCGTTTCAAGAATTGTTCTTGAACGTACGCTGAAGCTAATTACCATTACCATTCATACTGCCCGTCCGGGTATTATTATTGGTAAAGGTGGTCAGGAAGTAGACAAACTTAAAGAAGAGTTGAAAAAACTGACCAAAAAAGAAGTACAAATCAACATTTTTGAAATTAAACGCCCGGAACTCGATGCCACACTGGTAGCCAATAATATCGCACGTCAGTTAGAAGGACGCGTATCGTATCGTCGTGCAATCAAAATGGCCATTGCCTCGTCTTTAAGGATGGGTGCTCAGGGCATTAAAGTGCAAATCGGTGGACGTTTAGGTGGTGCTGAAATGGCTCGCACAGAAACCTATAAAGAAGGACGTATTCCGTTACATACGCTTCGCGCCGATATCGACTATGCATTGGGTGAAGCACTGACCAAAGTAGGGTTGCTAGGTGTAAAAGTGTGGATTTTTAAAGGTGAAGTTTACGGTAAGCGCGACCTATCGCCAAATGTTGGCCAGGCAAGCAATCGTAAAGGTGGTAAAAGAAGAAAGAAGTAA
- the rplP gene encoding 50S ribosomal protein L16: MLQPKKTKHRRVQKGRMKGNAQRGNQLAYGSFGIKSLDSHWITGRQIEAARIAVTRYMQRQGQTWIRIFPDKPISKKPAEVRMGKGKGTPEGFVAPVTPGRMLIEAEGVPVKIAKEALRLAAQKLPVRTKFVVRRDYVEN; encoded by the coding sequence ATGTTACAGCCAAAAAAGACAAAACACCGTAGAGTCCAGAAAGGCCGCATGAAAGGAAATGCGCAGAGAGGTAATCAACTTGCCTATGGTTCTTTTGGCATTAAAAGCCTCGACAGCCACTGGATTACAGGTCGACAGATAGAAGCTGCCCGTATCGCAGTGACTCGTTATATGCAACGTCAGGGTCAAACCTGGATCAGGATTTTTCCTGATAAACCCATTTCGAAAAAACCTGCAGAGGTACGTATGGGTAAAGGTAAAGGTACTCCAGAAGGCTTTGTTGCACCCGTAACCCCAGGTCGGATGCTCATTGAAGCCGAAGGCGTACCAGTGAAAATTGCTAAAGAGGCATTGCGACTGGCTGCACAGAAATTGCCAGTGCGAACAAAGTTTGTTGTAAGACGAGATTACGTCGAAAATTAA
- the rpmC gene encoding 50S ribosomal protein L29, whose protein sequence is MKMSEIKELTDQELLERIDDTKNMLTRMKMNHAVSPLENPNQIKNVRKDVARLLTEQSQRELNKQND, encoded by the coding sequence ATGAAAATGTCAGAAATTAAAGAATTGACAGATCAGGAGCTGTTAGAACGTATCGACGATACGAAAAATATGCTCACTAGAATGAAAATGAACCATGCCGTATCGCCACTGGAGAATCCTAATCAGATTAAGAATGTGCGTAAAGACGTTGCTCGTTTATTAACTGAGCAAAGCCAAAGAGAACTTAACAAACAGAACGATTAA
- the rpsQ gene encoding 30S ribosomal protein S17 — MEKRNLRKERIGIVVSDKMEKSIVVAVRRKMRHPIYGKFINKTTKFKAHDEENTCKPGDIVRIMETRPLSKSKNWRLVEIIERAK, encoded by the coding sequence ATGGAAAAGAGAAATTTGCGTAAAGAGCGTATCGGTATTGTCGTCAGCGACAAAATGGAAAAGTCCATCGTCGTTGCAGTGCGTCGTAAAATGAGACACCCCATCTATGGGAAGTTTATTAACAAAACTACCAAGTTTAAAGCCCATGATGAGGAAAATACCTGCAAACCAGGCGATATCGTTCGCATAATGGAAACACGTCCATTAAGCAAATCCAAAAATTGGAGATTAGTAGAAATTATTGAAAGAGCTAAGTAA